A section of the Oncorhynchus gorbuscha isolate QuinsamMale2020 ecotype Even-year linkage group LG06, OgorEven_v1.0, whole genome shotgun sequence genome encodes:
- the LOC124038305 gene encoding serine/threonine-protein phosphatase 4 regulatory subunit 3-like isoform X1 has product MSDTRRRVKVYTLNEDRQWDDRGTGHVSSTFVERLKGISLLVRAESDGSLLLESKISPNTAYQKQQDTLIVWSEAENYDLALSFQEKAGCDEIWEKICQVQGKDPALEITQDPIDESEEERFEEMPETSHLVELPPCELARLEEIADLVTSVLSSPIRREKLALALMSEGYMKKLLQLFQVCEDLDNREGLHHLYEIVRGVLFLNKAALFEVMFSDDCIMDVVGCLEFDPSLVQPKKHREFLTKTAKFKEVIPITDSELRQKIHQTYRVQYIQDIILPTPSVFEENFLSTLTSFIFFNKVEIVSMLQEDEKFLTEVFAQLTDEATEDGKRRELVNFFKEFCAFSQTLQPQNRDAFFKTLANLGILPALEIVMGMDDLQVRAAATDIFSYLVEFSPSMVREFVMQEPQQTDDDVLLINVVIKQMICDSDPELGGAVQLMGLLRTLIDPENMLAPTNKTEKTEFLSFFYKYCMQVLTVPLLASTVDEKNCKDLQEGSTKINPVCPDNFQTAQLLALILELLTFCVEHHTYHIKTYIMNKDLLRRVLVLMNSKHTFLALCALRFMRRIIGQKDEYYNRYIVKGNLFEPVINTLLDNGTRYNLLNSAIIELFEFIKVEDIKSLIAHIIDNYYKALESIEYVQTFKGLKGRYEQEKDRQTLRLNRYRRDARTLDEDEDEEMWFNEDGEAIEKSRPEEEFPESFGKYMEAKKVKESDNKENFPKRTPTGSFKFTFSHSAGAANGTNGANCKPATSPTSAASPNGSPAKSATPPATPVVKTAMVGLVDYPDDEDEEDEDEEQSPRKRPRLGS; this is encoded by the exons ATGTCGGATACTCGGCGGCGTGTGAAAGTATATACGCTGAATGAAGACCGACAGTGGGATGATAGGGGCACAGGACATGTCTCGTCTACCTTTGTCGAACGACTGAAGGGAATATCATTATTAGTTCGGGCCGAATCCGACG GCTCACTTCTTCTGGAGTCTAAAATCAGCCCAAATACTGCATATCAGAAACAACAA GACACCCTGATTGTGTGGTCGGAAGCAGAGAACTATGATCTGGCCCTGAGTTTTCAGGAAAAAGCTGGCTGCGATGAAATCTGGGAAAAGATATGTCAG GTGCAAGGGAAAGACCCTGCGCTGGAGATCACCCAGGACCCCATCGATGAGTCTGAGGAGGAGCGCTTCGAGGAGATgccagagaccagccacctggtGGAGCTGCCTCCATGCGAGCTGGCCCGGCTGGAGGAGATCGCTGACCTTGtgacctctgtcctgtcctcgcCTATCCGCCGGGAGAAGCTGGCCCTGGCCCTTATGAGTGAAGGCTATATGAAGAAGCTGCTGCAGCTCTTCCAGGTGTGCGAGGACCTCGACAACCGGGAGGGCTTACACCACCTGTATGAGATTGTACGTGGAGTGTTGTTCCTTAACAAGGCGGCTCTATTCGAGGTCATGTTCTCGGACGACTGTATCATGGATGTGGTTGGCTGTCTGGAGTTTGATCCGTCGCTGGTGCAGCCTAAAAAGCACCGGGAGTTCCTCACCAAGACGGCCAAGTTCAAGGAGGTAATCCCCATCACGGACTCAGAGCTGCGGCAAAAGATCCACCAGACGTACCGGGTGCAGTACATTCAGGACATCATCCTGCCCACACCTTCTGTCTTCGAGGAGAACTTCCTTTCCACCCTCACATCCTTTATTTTCTTCAACAAGGTGGAGATAGTCAGCATGCTGCAG GAGGATGAGAAGTTCCTAACTGAAGTCTTTGCACAGCTAACGGATGAAGCGACAGAAGACGGTAAAAGGCGGGAACTA GTGAACTTTTTCAAAGAATTTTGTGCTTTTTCACAAACCTTGCAACCGCAAAATAGAGATGCTTTCTTCAAGACTCTGGCGAATCTAGGCATTCTTCCTGCTCTTGAAATAGTCATG GGTATGGACGACTTGCAGGTGAGGGCTGCAGCCACAGATATCTTCTCCTATCTGGTGGAGTTCAGCCCCTCCATGGTCCGGGAGTTTGTTATGCAGGAGCCTCAGCAGACTGATGAT GATGTGCTGCTGATCAACGTGGTGATAAAGCAGATGATCTGTGACTCAGACCCTGAGTTGGGCGGTGCTGTGCAGCTTATGGGGCTTCTACGCACATTGATCGACCCAGAGAACATGCTGGCCCCCACCAAT AAAACAGAGAAGACTGAGTTCCTCAGCTTCTTCTACAAGTACTGCATGCAGGTCCTCACAGTCCCTCTATTGGCCAGCACTGTAGATGAGAAGAACTGTAAAG ATCTGCAAGAGGGGTCCACCAAGATCAACCCAGTGTGTCCTG ATAATTTCCAGACAGCCCAACTCCTGGCTTTGATTCTGGAGCTGCTGACGTTCTGTGTAGAGCACCACACGTACCACATAAAGACCTACATTATGAACAAGGACCTGCTGCGACGAGTTCTGGTGCTAATGAACTCTAAACACACCTTCCTTGCGCTGT GTGCTCTGCGCTTCATGAGGAGGATAATTGGGCAGAAGGATGAGTACTACAACCGCTACATTGTCAAAGGGAACCTGTTTGAGCCAGTCATCAACACTCTGCTGGATAATGGCACTAGATACAACCTCTTAAACTCAGCCATCATTGAACTCTTTGAGTTCATCAAAGTG GAGGATATCAAGTCCCTCATAGCACACATCATAGACAACTACTACAAAGCACTTGAATCCATTGAATACGTCCAGACTTTTAAGGGCTTGAAGGGCAGATATGAGCAGGAGAAGGACCGACAGACTCTGAGGCTCAACAG ATATCGTAGGGATGCCCGAACACTGGACGAGGACGAGGATGAGGAAATGTGGTTCAATGAAGATGGAGAGGCTATTGAGAAAAGCAGGCCTGAGGAAGAGTTCCCAGAGAGCTTTGGAAAGTATATGGAAGCAAAAAAAG TTAAAGAGAGTGACAACAAAGAGAACTTCCCAAAGCGGACCCCAACTGGCAGCTTTAAGTTTACCTTCTCTCATTCTGCAGGGGCTGCCAACGGAACCAACGGTGCCAACTGCAAGCCAGCCACCTCTCCCACCTCCGCCGCCAGTCCCAACGGCTCCCCCGCCAAGTCGGCAACGCCACCCGCCACCCCGGTAGTCAAG ACTGCGATGGTCGGCCTTGTAGACTACCCTGACGATGAAGacgaggaggatgaagatgaagaGCAGTCCCCACGGAAACGGCCCCGTCTGGGCTCATAA
- the LOC124038305 gene encoding serine/threonine-protein phosphatase 4 regulatory subunit 3-like isoform X2, which yields MSDTRRRVKVYTLNEDRQWDDRGTGHVSSTFVERLKGISLLVRAESDGSLLLESKISPNTAYQKQQDTLIVWSEAENYDLALSFQEKAGCDEIWEKICQVQGKDPALEITQDPIDESEEERFEEMPETSHLVELPPCELARLEEIADLVTSVLSSPIRREKLALALMSEGYMKKLLQLFQVCEDLDNREGLHHLYEIVRGVLFLNKAALFEVMFSDDCIMDVVGCLEFDPSLVQPKKHREFLTKTAKFKEVIPITDSELRQKIHQTYRVQYIQDIILPTPSVFEENFLSTLTSFIFFNKVEIVSMLQEDEKFLTEVFAQLTDEATEDGKRRELVNFFKEFCAFSQTLQPQNRDAFFKTLANLGILPALEIVMGMDDLQVRAAATDIFSYLVEFSPSMVREFVMQEPQQTDDDVLLINVVIKQMICDSDPELGGAVQLMGLLRTLIDPENMLAPTNKTEKTEFLSFFYKYCMQVLTVPLLASTVDEKNCKDLQEGSTKINPVCPDNFQTAQLLALILELLTFCVEHHTYHIKTYIMNKDLLRRVLVLMNSKHTFLALCALRFMRRIIGQKDEYYNRYIVKGNLFEPVINTLLDNGTRYNLLNSAIIELFEFIKVEDIKSLIAHIIDNYYKALESIEYVQTFKGLKGRYEQEKDRQTLRLNRYRRDARTLDEDEDEEMWFNEDGEAIEKSRPEEEFPESFGKYMEAKKRGCQRNQRCQLQASHLSHLRRQSQRLPRQVGNATRHPGSQGELSLSTAILVAKTAMVGLVDYPDDEDEEDEDEEQSPRKRPRLGS from the exons ATGTCGGATACTCGGCGGCGTGTGAAAGTATATACGCTGAATGAAGACCGACAGTGGGATGATAGGGGCACAGGACATGTCTCGTCTACCTTTGTCGAACGACTGAAGGGAATATCATTATTAGTTCGGGCCGAATCCGACG GCTCACTTCTTCTGGAGTCTAAAATCAGCCCAAATACTGCATATCAGAAACAACAA GACACCCTGATTGTGTGGTCGGAAGCAGAGAACTATGATCTGGCCCTGAGTTTTCAGGAAAAAGCTGGCTGCGATGAAATCTGGGAAAAGATATGTCAG GTGCAAGGGAAAGACCCTGCGCTGGAGATCACCCAGGACCCCATCGATGAGTCTGAGGAGGAGCGCTTCGAGGAGATgccagagaccagccacctggtGGAGCTGCCTCCATGCGAGCTGGCCCGGCTGGAGGAGATCGCTGACCTTGtgacctctgtcctgtcctcgcCTATCCGCCGGGAGAAGCTGGCCCTGGCCCTTATGAGTGAAGGCTATATGAAGAAGCTGCTGCAGCTCTTCCAGGTGTGCGAGGACCTCGACAACCGGGAGGGCTTACACCACCTGTATGAGATTGTACGTGGAGTGTTGTTCCTTAACAAGGCGGCTCTATTCGAGGTCATGTTCTCGGACGACTGTATCATGGATGTGGTTGGCTGTCTGGAGTTTGATCCGTCGCTGGTGCAGCCTAAAAAGCACCGGGAGTTCCTCACCAAGACGGCCAAGTTCAAGGAGGTAATCCCCATCACGGACTCAGAGCTGCGGCAAAAGATCCACCAGACGTACCGGGTGCAGTACATTCAGGACATCATCCTGCCCACACCTTCTGTCTTCGAGGAGAACTTCCTTTCCACCCTCACATCCTTTATTTTCTTCAACAAGGTGGAGATAGTCAGCATGCTGCAG GAGGATGAGAAGTTCCTAACTGAAGTCTTTGCACAGCTAACGGATGAAGCGACAGAAGACGGTAAAAGGCGGGAACTA GTGAACTTTTTCAAAGAATTTTGTGCTTTTTCACAAACCTTGCAACCGCAAAATAGAGATGCTTTCTTCAAGACTCTGGCGAATCTAGGCATTCTTCCTGCTCTTGAAATAGTCATG GGTATGGACGACTTGCAGGTGAGGGCTGCAGCCACAGATATCTTCTCCTATCTGGTGGAGTTCAGCCCCTCCATGGTCCGGGAGTTTGTTATGCAGGAGCCTCAGCAGACTGATGAT GATGTGCTGCTGATCAACGTGGTGATAAAGCAGATGATCTGTGACTCAGACCCTGAGTTGGGCGGTGCTGTGCAGCTTATGGGGCTTCTACGCACATTGATCGACCCAGAGAACATGCTGGCCCCCACCAAT AAAACAGAGAAGACTGAGTTCCTCAGCTTCTTCTACAAGTACTGCATGCAGGTCCTCACAGTCCCTCTATTGGCCAGCACTGTAGATGAGAAGAACTGTAAAG ATCTGCAAGAGGGGTCCACCAAGATCAACCCAGTGTGTCCTG ATAATTTCCAGACAGCCCAACTCCTGGCTTTGATTCTGGAGCTGCTGACGTTCTGTGTAGAGCACCACACGTACCACATAAAGACCTACATTATGAACAAGGACCTGCTGCGACGAGTTCTGGTGCTAATGAACTCTAAACACACCTTCCTTGCGCTGT GTGCTCTGCGCTTCATGAGGAGGATAATTGGGCAGAAGGATGAGTACTACAACCGCTACATTGTCAAAGGGAACCTGTTTGAGCCAGTCATCAACACTCTGCTGGATAATGGCACTAGATACAACCTCTTAAACTCAGCCATCATTGAACTCTTTGAGTTCATCAAAGTG GAGGATATCAAGTCCCTCATAGCACACATCATAGACAACTACTACAAAGCACTTGAATCCATTGAATACGTCCAGACTTTTAAGGGCTTGAAGGGCAGATATGAGCAGGAGAAGGACCGACAGACTCTGAGGCTCAACAG ATATCGTAGGGATGCCCGAACACTGGACGAGGACGAGGATGAGGAAATGTGGTTCAATGAAGATGGAGAGGCTATTGAGAAAAGCAGGCCTGAGGAAGAGTTCCCAGAGAGCTTTGGAAAGTATATGGAAGCAAAAAAA AGGGGCTGCCAACGGAACCAACGGTGCCAACTGCAAGCCAGCCACCTCTCCCACCTCCGCCGCCAGTCCCAACGGCTCCCCCGCCAAGTCGGCAACGCCACCCGCCACCCCGGTAGTCAAGGTGAGCTTTCCCTGTCAACTGCCATTCTAGTTGCCAAG ACTGCGATGGTCGGCCTTGTAGACTACCCTGACGATGAAGacgaggaggatgaagatgaagaGCAGTCCCCACGGAAACGGCCCCGTCTGGGCTCATAA
- the LOC124038305 gene encoding serine/threonine-protein phosphatase 4 regulatory subunit 3-like isoform X4 encodes MSDTRRRVKVYTLNEDRQWDDRGTGHVSSTFVERLKGISLLVRAESDGSLLLESKISPNTAYQKQQDTLIVWSEAENYDLALSFQEKAGCDEIWEKICQVQGKDPALEITQDPIDESEEERFEEMPETSHLVELPPCELARLEEIADLVTSVLSSPIRREKLALALMSEGYMKKLLQLFQVCEDLDNREGLHHLYEIVRGVLFLNKAALFEVMFSDDCIMDVVGCLEFDPSLVQPKKHREFLTKTAKFKEVIPITDSELRQKIHQTYRVQYIQDIILPTPSVFEENFLSTLTSFIFFNKVEIVSMLQEDEKFLTEVFAQLTDEATEDGKRRELVNFFKEFCAFSQTLQPQNRDAFFKTLANLGILPALEIVMGMDDLQVRAAATDIFSYLVEFSPSMVREFVMQEPQQTDDDVLLINVVIKQMICDSDPELGGAVQLMGLLRTLIDPENMLAPTNKTEKTEFLSFFYKYCMQVLTVPLLASTVDEKNCKDLQEGSTKINPVCPDNFQTAQLLALILELLTFCVEHHTYHIKTYIMNKDLLRRVLVLMNSKHTFLALCALRFMRRIIGQKDEYYNRYIVKGNLFEPVINTLLDNGTRYNLLNSAIIELFEFIKVEDIKSLIAHIIDNYYKALESIEYVQTFKGLKGRYEQEKDRQTLRLNRYRRDARTLDEDEDEEMWFNEDGEAIEKSRPEEEFPESFGKYMEAKKGAANGTNGANCKPATSPTSAASPNGSPAKSATPPATPVVKTAMVGLVDYPDDEDEEDEDEEQSPRKRPRLGS; translated from the exons ATGTCGGATACTCGGCGGCGTGTGAAAGTATATACGCTGAATGAAGACCGACAGTGGGATGATAGGGGCACAGGACATGTCTCGTCTACCTTTGTCGAACGACTGAAGGGAATATCATTATTAGTTCGGGCCGAATCCGACG GCTCACTTCTTCTGGAGTCTAAAATCAGCCCAAATACTGCATATCAGAAACAACAA GACACCCTGATTGTGTGGTCGGAAGCAGAGAACTATGATCTGGCCCTGAGTTTTCAGGAAAAAGCTGGCTGCGATGAAATCTGGGAAAAGATATGTCAG GTGCAAGGGAAAGACCCTGCGCTGGAGATCACCCAGGACCCCATCGATGAGTCTGAGGAGGAGCGCTTCGAGGAGATgccagagaccagccacctggtGGAGCTGCCTCCATGCGAGCTGGCCCGGCTGGAGGAGATCGCTGACCTTGtgacctctgtcctgtcctcgcCTATCCGCCGGGAGAAGCTGGCCCTGGCCCTTATGAGTGAAGGCTATATGAAGAAGCTGCTGCAGCTCTTCCAGGTGTGCGAGGACCTCGACAACCGGGAGGGCTTACACCACCTGTATGAGATTGTACGTGGAGTGTTGTTCCTTAACAAGGCGGCTCTATTCGAGGTCATGTTCTCGGACGACTGTATCATGGATGTGGTTGGCTGTCTGGAGTTTGATCCGTCGCTGGTGCAGCCTAAAAAGCACCGGGAGTTCCTCACCAAGACGGCCAAGTTCAAGGAGGTAATCCCCATCACGGACTCAGAGCTGCGGCAAAAGATCCACCAGACGTACCGGGTGCAGTACATTCAGGACATCATCCTGCCCACACCTTCTGTCTTCGAGGAGAACTTCCTTTCCACCCTCACATCCTTTATTTTCTTCAACAAGGTGGAGATAGTCAGCATGCTGCAG GAGGATGAGAAGTTCCTAACTGAAGTCTTTGCACAGCTAACGGATGAAGCGACAGAAGACGGTAAAAGGCGGGAACTA GTGAACTTTTTCAAAGAATTTTGTGCTTTTTCACAAACCTTGCAACCGCAAAATAGAGATGCTTTCTTCAAGACTCTGGCGAATCTAGGCATTCTTCCTGCTCTTGAAATAGTCATG GGTATGGACGACTTGCAGGTGAGGGCTGCAGCCACAGATATCTTCTCCTATCTGGTGGAGTTCAGCCCCTCCATGGTCCGGGAGTTTGTTATGCAGGAGCCTCAGCAGACTGATGAT GATGTGCTGCTGATCAACGTGGTGATAAAGCAGATGATCTGTGACTCAGACCCTGAGTTGGGCGGTGCTGTGCAGCTTATGGGGCTTCTACGCACATTGATCGACCCAGAGAACATGCTGGCCCCCACCAAT AAAACAGAGAAGACTGAGTTCCTCAGCTTCTTCTACAAGTACTGCATGCAGGTCCTCACAGTCCCTCTATTGGCCAGCACTGTAGATGAGAAGAACTGTAAAG ATCTGCAAGAGGGGTCCACCAAGATCAACCCAGTGTGTCCTG ATAATTTCCAGACAGCCCAACTCCTGGCTTTGATTCTGGAGCTGCTGACGTTCTGTGTAGAGCACCACACGTACCACATAAAGACCTACATTATGAACAAGGACCTGCTGCGACGAGTTCTGGTGCTAATGAACTCTAAACACACCTTCCTTGCGCTGT GTGCTCTGCGCTTCATGAGGAGGATAATTGGGCAGAAGGATGAGTACTACAACCGCTACATTGTCAAAGGGAACCTGTTTGAGCCAGTCATCAACACTCTGCTGGATAATGGCACTAGATACAACCTCTTAAACTCAGCCATCATTGAACTCTTTGAGTTCATCAAAGTG GAGGATATCAAGTCCCTCATAGCACACATCATAGACAACTACTACAAAGCACTTGAATCCATTGAATACGTCCAGACTTTTAAGGGCTTGAAGGGCAGATATGAGCAGGAGAAGGACCGACAGACTCTGAGGCTCAACAG ATATCGTAGGGATGCCCGAACACTGGACGAGGACGAGGATGAGGAAATGTGGTTCAATGAAGATGGAGAGGCTATTGAGAAAAGCAGGCCTGAGGAAGAGTTCCCAGAGAGCTTTGGAAAGTATATGGAAGCAAAAAAAG GGGCTGCCAACGGAACCAACGGTGCCAACTGCAAGCCAGCCACCTCTCCCACCTCCGCCGCCAGTCCCAACGGCTCCCCCGCCAAGTCGGCAACGCCACCCGCCACCCCGGTAGTCAAG ACTGCGATGGTCGGCCTTGTAGACTACCCTGACGATGAAGacgaggaggatgaagatgaagaGCAGTCCCCACGGAAACGGCCCCGTCTGGGCTCATAA
- the LOC124038305 gene encoding serine/threonine-protein phosphatase 4 regulatory subunit 3-like isoform X3 → MSDTRRRVKVYTLNEDRQWDDRGTGHVSSTFVERLKGISLLVRAESDGSLLLESKISPNTAYQKQQDTLIVWSEAENYDLALSFQEKAGCDEIWEKICQVQGKDPALEITQDPIDESEEERFEEMPETSHLVELPPCELARLEEIADLVTSVLSSPIRREKLALALMSEGYMKKLLQLFQVCEDLDNREGLHHLYEIVRGVLFLNKAALFEVMFSDDCIMDVVGCLEFDPSLVQPKKHREFLTKTAKFKEVIPITDSELRQKIHQTYRVQYIQDIILPTPSVFEENFLSTLTSFIFFNKVEIVSMLQEDEKFLTEVFAQLTDEATEDGKRRELVNFFKEFCAFSQTLQPQNRDAFFKTLANLGILPALEIVMGMDDLQVRAAATDIFSYLVEFSPSMVREFVMQEPQQTDDDVLLINVVIKQMICDSDPELGGAVQLMGLLRTLIDPENMLAPTNKTEKTEFLSFFYKYCMQVLTVPLLASTVDEKNCKDLQEGSTKINPVCPDNFQTAQLLALILELLTFCVEHHTYHIKTYIMNKDLLRRVLVLMNSKHTFLALCALRFMRRIIGQKDEYYNRYIVKGNLFEPVINTLLDNGTRYNLLNSAIIELFEFIKVEDIKSLIAHIIDNYYKALESIEYVQTFKGLKGRYEQEKDRQTLRLNRYRRDARTLDEDEDEEMWFNEDGEAIEKSRPEEEFPESFGKYMEAKKVKESDNKENFPKRTPTGSFKFTFSHSAGAANGTNGANCKPATSPTSAASPNGSPAKSATPPATPVVKVSFPCQLPF, encoded by the exons ATGTCGGATACTCGGCGGCGTGTGAAAGTATATACGCTGAATGAAGACCGACAGTGGGATGATAGGGGCACAGGACATGTCTCGTCTACCTTTGTCGAACGACTGAAGGGAATATCATTATTAGTTCGGGCCGAATCCGACG GCTCACTTCTTCTGGAGTCTAAAATCAGCCCAAATACTGCATATCAGAAACAACAA GACACCCTGATTGTGTGGTCGGAAGCAGAGAACTATGATCTGGCCCTGAGTTTTCAGGAAAAAGCTGGCTGCGATGAAATCTGGGAAAAGATATGTCAG GTGCAAGGGAAAGACCCTGCGCTGGAGATCACCCAGGACCCCATCGATGAGTCTGAGGAGGAGCGCTTCGAGGAGATgccagagaccagccacctggtGGAGCTGCCTCCATGCGAGCTGGCCCGGCTGGAGGAGATCGCTGACCTTGtgacctctgtcctgtcctcgcCTATCCGCCGGGAGAAGCTGGCCCTGGCCCTTATGAGTGAAGGCTATATGAAGAAGCTGCTGCAGCTCTTCCAGGTGTGCGAGGACCTCGACAACCGGGAGGGCTTACACCACCTGTATGAGATTGTACGTGGAGTGTTGTTCCTTAACAAGGCGGCTCTATTCGAGGTCATGTTCTCGGACGACTGTATCATGGATGTGGTTGGCTGTCTGGAGTTTGATCCGTCGCTGGTGCAGCCTAAAAAGCACCGGGAGTTCCTCACCAAGACGGCCAAGTTCAAGGAGGTAATCCCCATCACGGACTCAGAGCTGCGGCAAAAGATCCACCAGACGTACCGGGTGCAGTACATTCAGGACATCATCCTGCCCACACCTTCTGTCTTCGAGGAGAACTTCCTTTCCACCCTCACATCCTTTATTTTCTTCAACAAGGTGGAGATAGTCAGCATGCTGCAG GAGGATGAGAAGTTCCTAACTGAAGTCTTTGCACAGCTAACGGATGAAGCGACAGAAGACGGTAAAAGGCGGGAACTA GTGAACTTTTTCAAAGAATTTTGTGCTTTTTCACAAACCTTGCAACCGCAAAATAGAGATGCTTTCTTCAAGACTCTGGCGAATCTAGGCATTCTTCCTGCTCTTGAAATAGTCATG GGTATGGACGACTTGCAGGTGAGGGCTGCAGCCACAGATATCTTCTCCTATCTGGTGGAGTTCAGCCCCTCCATGGTCCGGGAGTTTGTTATGCAGGAGCCTCAGCAGACTGATGAT GATGTGCTGCTGATCAACGTGGTGATAAAGCAGATGATCTGTGACTCAGACCCTGAGTTGGGCGGTGCTGTGCAGCTTATGGGGCTTCTACGCACATTGATCGACCCAGAGAACATGCTGGCCCCCACCAAT AAAACAGAGAAGACTGAGTTCCTCAGCTTCTTCTACAAGTACTGCATGCAGGTCCTCACAGTCCCTCTATTGGCCAGCACTGTAGATGAGAAGAACTGTAAAG ATCTGCAAGAGGGGTCCACCAAGATCAACCCAGTGTGTCCTG ATAATTTCCAGACAGCCCAACTCCTGGCTTTGATTCTGGAGCTGCTGACGTTCTGTGTAGAGCACCACACGTACCACATAAAGACCTACATTATGAACAAGGACCTGCTGCGACGAGTTCTGGTGCTAATGAACTCTAAACACACCTTCCTTGCGCTGT GTGCTCTGCGCTTCATGAGGAGGATAATTGGGCAGAAGGATGAGTACTACAACCGCTACATTGTCAAAGGGAACCTGTTTGAGCCAGTCATCAACACTCTGCTGGATAATGGCACTAGATACAACCTCTTAAACTCAGCCATCATTGAACTCTTTGAGTTCATCAAAGTG GAGGATATCAAGTCCCTCATAGCACACATCATAGACAACTACTACAAAGCACTTGAATCCATTGAATACGTCCAGACTTTTAAGGGCTTGAAGGGCAGATATGAGCAGGAGAAGGACCGACAGACTCTGAGGCTCAACAG ATATCGTAGGGATGCCCGAACACTGGACGAGGACGAGGATGAGGAAATGTGGTTCAATGAAGATGGAGAGGCTATTGAGAAAAGCAGGCCTGAGGAAGAGTTCCCAGAGAGCTTTGGAAAGTATATGGAAGCAAAAAAAG TTAAAGAGAGTGACAACAAAGAGAACTTCCCAAAGCGGACCCCAACTGGCAGCTTTAAGTTTACCTTCTCTCATTCTGCAGGGGCTGCCAACGGAACCAACGGTGCCAACTGCAAGCCAGCCACCTCTCCCACCTCCGCCGCCAGTCCCAACGGCTCCCCCGCCAAGTCGGCAACGCCACCCGCCACCCCGGTAGTCAAGGTGAGCTTTCCCTGTCAACTGCCATTCTAG